In Palaemon carinicauda isolate YSFRI2023 chromosome 41, ASM3689809v2, whole genome shotgun sequence, the following are encoded in one genomic region:
- the dgt1 gene encoding KAT8 regulatory NSL complex subunit 2 isoform X1, whose protein sequence is MSVRSGRVVKTVRTLTRPALEAPCSYSSYNCSMTRLEGFEYCSRHILEDKGAPFRQCNYIFTSTGKRCFRAAPTNDRKESRYCPEHSRKSLVVKQRSARKLCPRETPERLLTQLSHHQMDVHTAGQNAIPDPASVPGIASVALEYASDTDSDSEMSALPNDTLARREADSELDSADSDADPLEHAQVFTTEEITRIYLEKLQKLKSLYVGEYKRLAHILRESRRKYVQSVRTEKETMCSIHSQPKAAPEERMAYEQLKAMARYQKHIGTHSLLYRQQMERRLQVTEGVNYKPGQSVGCVKCVYSEGSWRCGEKSVPLSKYCSKHILHDPNQVLFVACGVSKGGSDECRTPVVCTPSITTCVYHTPIPDPLAISLPPIDDFDGNNTDMLDEELLVNSRLPTTGSKEFIDLSESHSFIVTEVPPENVMEGDGEDIDEGPGKDAKL, encoded by the exons ATGTCTGTTAGAAGTGGACGTGTAGTTAAAACCGTGCGTACGCTCACAAGGCCAGCATTAGAAGCCCCTTGTTCTTATTCTAGCTATAATTGCTCTATG ACTCGGCTAGAGGGATTTGAGTACTGCAGTCGACACATACTTGAAGATAAGGGAGCACCATTTCGTCAGTGTAATTACATATTCACAAGTACGGGCAAAAGATGTTTTCGGGCTGCCCCTACAAATGATAGGAAAGAAAG CAGGTATTGCCCGGAACATTCTCGCAAGTCTTTGGTTGTCAAGCAAAGATCTGCTCGGAAACTGTGTCCACGTGAAACCCCAGAAAGGTTACTTACTCAGTTAAGTCACCATCAAATGGATGTACATACTGCAGGACAAAATG CCATCCCAGATCCAGCAAGTGTACCAGGTATAGCATCTGTTGCCTTAGAGTATGCAAGTGATACTGACAGTGACAGTGAAATGAGTGCCTTGCCAAATGACACGCTAGCACGCCGAGAAGCTGACAGCGAGCTAGACTCTGCTGATTCTGATGCTGATCCTCTAGAGCACGCTCAAGTGTTCACTACCGAAGAAATTACTCGCATTTATCTGGAAAAATTGCAAAAGCTAAAG TCTTTGTATGTGGGGGAGTATAAGAGACTCGCTCACATTTTACGGGAAAGCAGACGAAAGTATGTTCAGTCGGTTCGGACAGAAAAAGAGACCATGT GTAGTATTCATTCACAACCAAAAGCAGCTCCAGAGGAAAGAATGGCCTATGAACAGCTAAAGGCTATGGCACGTTATCAAAAGCACATAGGCACACACTCTCTCTTGTACAGACAGCAAATGGAAAGACGACTACAG GTTACTGAAGGTGTCAACTACAAACCAGGCCAAAGTGTGGGTTGTGTTAAGTGTGTATATAGTGAAGGATCATGGCGTTGCGGGGAGAAGTCTGTTCCCCTTTCCAAGTATTGCTCAAAACACATTTTACAT GATCCTAATCAAGTATTGTTCGTTGCTTGTGGTGTTAGTAAGGGTGGCAGTGATGAATGTAGAACACCAGTGGTTTGTACGCCAAGCATTACAACCTGTGTGTATCATACACCAATACCTGACCCCTTG gccatttctcttcctcctattgaTGACTTCGATGGTAATAATACAGACATGCTAGATGAAGAACTTTTGGTTAATAGCCGTCTACCCACAACTGGGTCTAAGGAATTCATTGACCTATCTGAAAGCCACAGCTTTATTGTAACTGAAGTACCCCCAGAAAATGTAATGGAAGGGGATGGTGAAGACATTGATGAAGGGCCAGGAAAAGATGCAAAattatga
- the dgt1 gene encoding KAT8 regulatory NSL complex subunit 2 isoform X2, whose product MSVRSGRVVKTVRTLTRPALEAPCSYSSYNCSMTRLEGFEYCSRHILEDKGAPFRQCNYIFTSTGKRCFRAAPTNDRKERYCPEHSRKSLVVKQRSARKLCPRETPERLLTQLSHHQMDVHTAGQNAIPDPASVPGIASVALEYASDTDSDSEMSALPNDTLARREADSELDSADSDADPLEHAQVFTTEEITRIYLEKLQKLKSLYVGEYKRLAHILRESRRKYVQSVRTEKETMCSIHSQPKAAPEERMAYEQLKAMARYQKHIGTHSLLYRQQMERRLQVTEGVNYKPGQSVGCVKCVYSEGSWRCGEKSVPLSKYCSKHILHDPNQVLFVACGVSKGGSDECRTPVVCTPSITTCVYHTPIPDPLAISLPPIDDFDGNNTDMLDEELLVNSRLPTTGSKEFIDLSESHSFIVTEVPPENVMEGDGEDIDEGPGKDAKL is encoded by the exons ATGTCTGTTAGAAGTGGACGTGTAGTTAAAACCGTGCGTACGCTCACAAGGCCAGCATTAGAAGCCCCTTGTTCTTATTCTAGCTATAATTGCTCTATG ACTCGGCTAGAGGGATTTGAGTACTGCAGTCGACACATACTTGAAGATAAGGGAGCACCATTTCGTCAGTGTAATTACATATTCACAAGTACGGGCAAAAGATGTTTTCGGGCTGCCCCTACAAATGATAGGAAAGAAAG GTATTGCCCGGAACATTCTCGCAAGTCTTTGGTTGTCAAGCAAAGATCTGCTCGGAAACTGTGTCCACGTGAAACCCCAGAAAGGTTACTTACTCAGTTAAGTCACCATCAAATGGATGTACATACTGCAGGACAAAATG CCATCCCAGATCCAGCAAGTGTACCAGGTATAGCATCTGTTGCCTTAGAGTATGCAAGTGATACTGACAGTGACAGTGAAATGAGTGCCTTGCCAAATGACACGCTAGCACGCCGAGAAGCTGACAGCGAGCTAGACTCTGCTGATTCTGATGCTGATCCTCTAGAGCACGCTCAAGTGTTCACTACCGAAGAAATTACTCGCATTTATCTGGAAAAATTGCAAAAGCTAAAG TCTTTGTATGTGGGGGAGTATAAGAGACTCGCTCACATTTTACGGGAAAGCAGACGAAAGTATGTTCAGTCGGTTCGGACAGAAAAAGAGACCATGT GTAGTATTCATTCACAACCAAAAGCAGCTCCAGAGGAAAGAATGGCCTATGAACAGCTAAAGGCTATGGCACGTTATCAAAAGCACATAGGCACACACTCTCTCTTGTACAGACAGCAAATGGAAAGACGACTACAG GTTACTGAAGGTGTCAACTACAAACCAGGCCAAAGTGTGGGTTGTGTTAAGTGTGTATATAGTGAAGGATCATGGCGTTGCGGGGAGAAGTCTGTTCCCCTTTCCAAGTATTGCTCAAAACACATTTTACAT GATCCTAATCAAGTATTGTTCGTTGCTTGTGGTGTTAGTAAGGGTGGCAGTGATGAATGTAGAACACCAGTGGTTTGTACGCCAAGCATTACAACCTGTGTGTATCATACACCAATACCTGACCCCTTG gccatttctcttcctcctattgaTGACTTCGATGGTAATAATACAGACATGCTAGATGAAGAACTTTTGGTTAATAGCCGTCTACCCACAACTGGGTCTAAGGAATTCATTGACCTATCTGAAAGCCACAGCTTTATTGTAACTGAAGTACCCCCAGAAAATGTAATGGAAGGGGATGGTGAAGACATTGATGAAGGGCCAGGAAAAGATGCAAAattatga